The Quercus robur chromosome 3, dhQueRobu3.1, whole genome shotgun sequence DNA segment TTGGAGACAGAATACTTCTTTTGACCTGAGATGCATGTTTGAGATGTGTAGAACTTTTCAACATGACTATTTACTGGATTATTTGGGGTAATTTTTCCTGCTATTAACTGTATTTCTCTGAGGAATTTTccctgaaaagaaaaaaaaaagttaatgtaATACTGGTTTTATGTTTGTCTAATATTCTAATATATTTCACATCATTCCCAACCAAGCATGGCGGTTATTTTTGAAATGTACATGGCACAGACAAAGTTATGGAAAAGCTAACCACTAAGAATGAGTTTTGTTCAAacctctcaaaaaaagaaaagaaaaaacaatgagtttttttaaaaccaaatttgACAAAAGGAAGAAGCCTGTGGTTTGAAAAATTTGCAGTAACACCAATCTTGCATTTAAAACTAAgctggcatttttttttttctttttgggattCTTGCTAAAATCTTTTCTCTATGTAACAGCTGCCCTTTCATCCAATTTGTGTGCTGATGTTGAATCATAAGTACTTTCTAGGGCATTTAATGAAATTCATGTATCCTTTCactaaaaacttataaaaatagataaatttggAGGAtgctaattttgcatttaaaaacaagctggttttttttttttggattctttCTAGAATCTTTTCTCTATATAACAGCTCCCCTTTCATGCAATTTGTGTGTTGATGTTGAATCATAAGTACTTTCTACGGCATTTCTGAATGCTTGTTTAAAATCTAAATAGCTTTCCTCTTCCTCAGGAGTTGAGCCATGGTCATTTGAACAGCATTTGGGGCAAGCTATATTTGTCCCTGCAGGATGCCCTTTCCAAGTGAGAAATCTCCAGGTAAGTTCACTATGGTTGATTACCTTCATGCTAGTataactctaatttttttagcGAATCCAATATTACatgtttttacttaaattattgAGTTTGAATGAAATAATGTTTCTTTTGACTCGTGATTGGAATATTGCTTTAAAATTCTTGATGAGAGACTGAAGGGTCTATATGTTATATTCATTAGAGGAGTGTATCTGGACTTTTGGTGTAATGTAGACATTGACTTAATAGAAGCTTAGACTGTTGTCTTTCGGAAGGGTCatttctttcttgtttctttaatGGAAGGATGTTATTTTGGTTATCTGCATGACAGGCACTGCTGGTCATGTTGCTTAAGATGTTAGTTGCTTTAAAACTTTGTGCGTCTTTCATAAGGATATATATCTTTCCTCTTGAAGAATTTTGGCTTCATCTTCGTTCTTATGTGCAAGCCTTGCAGTTAGGAAGGTTATGGGAATTTGATCTTTTCATAATCTTGAGTGAGTCCTGACTACAGCATTAAATCGTGGGCCAAATGGAGAGCTTCAAAACCCCACTTTCAacattcattataaatttaaaaactcattattattatagcTGCTAAAATATATAGTTCTGTGCACCTGTGAGTGTGTGTCtatatgcatgtgtgtgtgcgcgcataaaccatttcaaatatatatgtttttataattttctcaGTAGTTGCAGTAGATGGTTTCCGAGAAGTTCTTTATCAGTATTTGCTTGCTAATGGagtgaaatttttaataaagtttggaCTGCCCAATTATTGAAAGTTAAAGAGAAAATTAACTTTTGAGCACAAAAGTTGTCTTCAATTCATAATTTATATCACGTGCTTCTGTGCAATGTGCTTCATGATGTAGTACAGCCCTGGGTGGGAAGCTGAAGCAGACTCCCTGTTTGTTCTTTATGAAACAACTTAAATTTGTAGAAACTATTTTGATAGGTGGTTGAATTAGTAGAAAATTAGATACTGAATTTAGATGTGTTGAAAATTTTAGTAAGTAATTCCAGATTCCTCTTTGTGAAATTGGGTTTGTAACATTAGATTGATGCTTGCTTTCCTTGTAAAATTCTCAGTCCAATGTTCAGTTGGGGCTTGATTTCTTATCTCCTGAAAGTCTGGGGGAGGCTGTAAGGTTGGCTGAAGAAATCCGCTGTCTCCCTAATGACCAAGAAGCAAACCTGCAGGTGTTGGAGGTCAGACAAAGGAAATTTTTCCTAGAAGTATTCatttccttccttttccttctgtcattctttatttttggcaaaacttagatacaatacCTTATGTTTAGTACATTAGgtttcccaattaaattcaaacacttggGTTTATTGACACAAGCAGTGTTCTCATTTCCaaggacaattaaattcaatataaatttttgggtttgaatatAATCGGAGAACATGATGTACTGCACAAaaggtattgtacctaagttttacccATTTAGTTTATTgctttaaattgtttaattccTTCCTTCCGCTCCCCCCTCTATTCTGTCAAACAATTCTTGTTCTCTTTATTTTGGCGAGTTCTCATTTTCATATTGGTTTCTGACACAGGTTGGAAAGATATCACTTTACGCAGCAAGTTCAGCTATTAAAGAAGTCCAGAAATTGGTTCTTGATCCAAAGTAAGCAAATTAAGTCTTAATTCTGTTGTAGTACTTGTTACTTGCCTCCCCACccccacttctctctctctctccaacatTCTTGTCTCTTCCatggaaaagaacaaaaatagaaataatgccTGACTAATGCCATTGTTGCCCAATGGCATTAAGCTGCATCCCTACAAGGGTCTGCAATTAAGCCTAGTATTGTGTTTGTTACATAATGAGGAGTGGTTGGAGCCTAGACTATGGGGTAGTCTGAGACTCTTGAGGTTTTCCTAAATACTACTATTTGTGTTAATATTTGATTTCTCCTTTGCAGACTTGGTGCAGAGCTTGGATTTGAAGATCCTAACTTGACTGCAATGGTTTCTGAGAACATGGAGAAGATGATTAAGAGAAGACAGATAACTTGTGCTTGAATGTGTACAGTAATTGTAATTTAGGTATAGGAAGTCTAATGTTTAAGGAGCAAATATCaattatatatgtattatatgtaatttttaCCCATCCCTACAACCTGAGCTGGTCTGATTTTAGACATTGGTGCTGCATTTAATGAGAACCATTATagtttagaagaaaatgaaaagcaaaataTATTGTTGAATTAGTTTTGTAGTAGTCACAAGTCTGAAGTCTAAACTGTGTTTCTTAATAAGATTACTTTTATCTCCAATACAACAACTTCTCAGTCACAGTCATGGTCCTCATACCATCTCCCAACCCACCTTGAAAAGAGGAAAGTACTGGGAAAAATAGTCATGGAAAGGTACAGGCAATGAGGACAGGTTGCAAGAAGTTTAAAAACATCCCTGTTATGGAAAAATTGCATGAAGAAACTGTAGTGTTCTCCTATCCTCCTCATTATCAGGAGGTGAGACTAAATGAATGAGCAATTGTTTGGAAGTCTGATTTCACCTCTGGCCAAGCTGATTCTGGTGCCTGAGCATTCAAAGTAAATAGCCTACCACCACTAGAACAACAAACCGTGACATTATGCCGCCGAAATGAGGGGCTCTCAACTCTGAATTCAAGCTCATagtatttgacattttttgtaGGATCCTCTCTTAAAATTGATTCTATCAATGTCCCCTTAACATCAGGGCGTTTGCTAGATCCTGTGATGGTCCGAACCACTGCTTCGCCCACCTCCTTTGGTCCTCCAAATGCCTCAATTCTATGAAGAGAGGTAAAGGATTAGTTCCAAATTCATGGGTCATTTTTTGGTCACATTTAGCATAGTTCAGGCCCTTTAGAGCTTTAGTAACCAATGATTAACAACTAGATTTTGATTTGACAATGTTGCTCTAACTAGTAACTTATACTAATGGGAGCATTTGTAACGGTATGAACATGTTTGTAAAGTTCAAATTTTGGGCGTACAACACTGTACTTGCTAAGCAAAAACTGTCTCATTCATGTAAGAAATTTACTTGCACTGCACTAGTACTTTTCTATAGTCCCAGAAATTAATCAATGCCAAAGGTATTGCACTGCAAAGTTAACCCAAAAATTGAAGTACTTACGAGAAGTCTTTAGAAACTGTAGACACAATGACACTAACATTGAGCTCGCCGCTTGTACCAGGGGGACCAAAGGCGACAACTGGTTCACTAACGCTCCGCCGCCGGTTGTTTGACTTGGCAGTGCTTATTGAAGGTGGATCAAGTGCTCTTTCAAACTCTGTTTTTTCCACAGCTCTATATAACAGTGTTTGATCTCCAACCCATTTTGCTGGGTATATGAATTCTGTTATTTGCAAagcaaattcaaaatcaaagtaGCGTCAATATTTTTCTCTCCCCTTCTTTGGATAAAGAATTGTTTAATGTACTAATActattattttgagaaagacTATTAAGGAATATAAATACTtaatacacaaacacacatcaTGATTACTAACACCATATGAATCAAAGACCATTGACATTAATTCCACTCATTTTAATGTCATATTGATAATCGTTTTAAGAGAAAGTGAACAATCATATTGATGGTTATTTTCTTTGGCTTTAGAGACAAAACAAAgactaaaacaaaattacaaaagaatTTTGACAACATTATAACATATGGCATTAGGACTTACTAACCAAATCCTTCATTTGTCTCAATGCAACGACTATAGCCTTTAATTGGATAAAGCACATCCAGCTTAAGACCCCTCCCACTTTCTGGTGATAACCCAAGAAGAAAACTAGTTATGCCACCAAAATCTGCACCAATAGCCACTAGTGAAGCTGAGCCAACACCAACTAGTAGCCTCCGCCTAAATGGTGTTGCTAGTGGTGCAAATTGCTCCGCCGGAGACCTCCCCGGCCGGGTTTTTACCTCTTCAACACGCCCTTTCGAATCACCATTGGATTTTGTCATAAAAATCCGGTGAATATGGGCATTTTTGCATGCATTGTAGTACATTTGCAATGCCATTGTCTTTGCTACTAGCTATTTTGTTGGGGGGCATAGCTCATAATGTACATGGCTAATGTTCCTCTATGTCGTGTACATGCCACCTTTTAATGGATTACGTGGCTGACCAAAGGCAGTGTGCCACGTTGCACAATTTGGATGGTTTAGTCCATCTGAGGAAATTGAGGCAGTGTAGGGCTAgagttttttgagaaaaatttgtgAGGTGGTCGAATTCTATTGGTGGTTCAAATAACTTTTACGTTGGAGACTGTCTAGGATATCTAGCACTCTTGCATCCTCAATATTCTATGATAATGCTTATCTAGTTTTGGTGGTTCTCATTGTTTTTGGCTTAACGTTCTAGAACGACACCGTTTTCTTTCATCCCCAGGCCCAGAAATCATCTCTCTCTTTGGGTTAATAGTTCGgacccaatttatttttttgagattcGAGGGTGTCCTTATTACTTTAAGCATATGACTATTTGCTCATGTCCTTGTTCAAATCCTAAATatctttgttaaaaatattaggaGATTTCAGTTGAGATATAAGACTTTTGTCACATACACAATGTTTAATTGTTTACTATTCTTGCATGTATTTTAAAACGTTTCTTGTAGACACTTTATTTTCTAAATGGGGTTTTGCTTACGGTAGaagaaatttaatttaacaTCGGGTTCTTGACTCGTCTAATCACTTCTTTTACCAAATTGATTCTGTTAAGAATCTAGTGGTTCTTAAAGGGGATAAATGGAAATTATATGAAAATAGATGAGAGTTGCATGAAATTTGACTAAATTTGAGATAATAGTCACCCTCCAAAGAACTATTAAGAGAAAAAGACGTAGAAGgattaagagaaaaataatgtTAGGAACTTAGTAGTTCCTAATGGGGATAGATAGGAATTATAAGGGAATTGATGGGAATTGACTTAATTCGAGGTAGTTATCctccatagagagagagagagagagagagagagagatacacaAATGCATTAAGAAAttggtttatttttcaattgatatctaatgttgaattacaattatgTATTTATAGGAGACTAGCTCTAATGTCATTGGCCCACATGGCTCAAGATAATTAGCTAGTTAATTCAACATGTGTTTTATGAATTAAGCCATATGTTAAATGAGTTACATGTGCTCAAATCCTAATTAACTCATCATAATCCTAATCTCAACCAACTAGCTAATTACCTAACTAAAGGGattacaataattatttcatattccTAATATTTCACTCCCCTTGAAAACACATTGCCCACAAGGTGTTATTGTGAAATGACACCTTCATTAAAGGAGATCTTCCAATGGACCAATAACTTAGTGACATTTTGATCaccatattcatgcatttctctTTGACAAGCGGTCCCGTGCACATGAAGGTTTCTTCTTTGTAGATCTTCAAACTTTGCTCGAATTCTTGAGCCTTCAATGGTTCTTCAATCTTCAAGGTCTCATTGGTTCTTTGAACATTGGAATGTTCTTGTATTCTCAAGACCTCATTTGATTCTAGAACCATTAAAATTGTTGGCGCTCGCATCTTGGATTCTTGGATCACTGACACTTGGATTGCCAATTCTTGAATCATAGACTCTTGAATGTAAGTCTCCATTGGTGCATCAAGAATTAGTTCTTGGAAAATCATCATCACCTTCTTTGTTGGTTCTTTGGACTGAACTTCAAGGGTTGCGTCTTCATGTATATCATCATCCACTTTGACACAAAGATCAACATCTAGGCTTGCAACAACAACAGTAGATTCTTGGAACTTGATTTGTTCTTCGAGTTCCATTGAATCAAGAGATTGTAACTCCTCTTTCGTCATATTCTCAAGATCCTCTAGCAATCTTGAGGGTTCTTCTTTCATGGCCTTTTTAGATTCAGCCAAGGCCTTGACTTTCTCTAAAACATCCTTGACATCCTCTAAAACTTTGTTCATCATTTGCTGTATTTCTTTCCAAAGTTCTCTTCAGTCACATTCGCTCATCTTAAGATCgacggctctgataccaattgttagGAACCTGGTGATTCTTAGTGGGGATGGATAGGAATTATAGGGGAATTGACGGGAATTGTAAGGAAATTCGAGGTAGTCACCCtccatagagaaagagagagattaagagagagagagagagagagagatgcacaaatgcactaagaaattggtttattcttcaattgatatttaatgttaaattacaataatgtaTTTATAGGAGACTAGCTCTAATGTCATTGGGCCACATGGCTCAAGATAATTAGCTAGTTAATTCAACATGTGCTTTTTAAATTAAGCTATGTGTTAAATGAGCTATATGTGCTTAAATCCTAACTAACTCATCCTAATCTTGATCTCAACCAACTAGCTAACTACCTAACTAAAGGGATTACaacaattatttcatattcCTAATAAATAACTATGCAACAAATGGGTTATTCTTCATTTAATTCTCAATTGTGAAttgcaattatttatttatggaagAATAGCCTTAATCTAATTGGCCCACATAACACAAAATAATTAGCTAATTAATCTCTCATGTGCTCTTAATAATATCACGTTGTGGACACAAGCGCCCACGACGAGTGGTTTCCTTGTGGGAAGTACACCTTGGCCTAGAGTGAATCGGGTAGAGGGTAtgaggtgtttatacacatgtttACAACTAATCTCTCATGTGCTCTTACCAAATTAGGGTATGCTTGATATAATTTGATTTATGATTTAaaacccattttttttaatttgtattcaAGATTTGTTAACCTCCTCTAGATCTTTATAATTGGAAAGATAGTTAAttcacttaatctttcttgtgacaTAGTCAGTCCTCTAtacaattttaacaattttaattGTGAATAGGGATGACAACGGGATGAGTTAGGGTTGAATCAGGGCTTCCTTGATCCAACTTAGGTTGGCAATGGGGATAGTACTAAGAGAGCAGGGGTGGGGCTAGTTAGAGGAGGTGTTTTGCTATTTTTAATGAGGTGACTTTTACATTTATAAGGTAGATATGAATGAGAAATGGGAGGGATAGTTGTGATAGTAGTACAAAATATATAAGCAATTGTtatatttgttaattaattCAGTCTTTTTATCATAATATAGTACATAAACGAAAGCATTTAATATTTTcctatatttgaaatttatttttatgggttGAAATATATCTTATGCTTATACATACTTAGAATATTGTTTTAGATCTTCAAATTAAGTATTGGACAAATTGCATTGATACTCCTAAGGCATATAGTGAAACCAGACTTGATacatttgattttcaaaaaatgacatttcaccccaaactatcaaaataattGACATTGTACCCATTTTTTACAAAAAGATATTGCAATTATAGTTTTCATTGCAGTAAAGTGTTGCAACAACAAATTTCATTACAACAAGTCATTGCTAACGTTTGTTAACCTTGGTGAAACGAAAttcaaattaattcaaaatttgggaCTTGAGAATGGGCGGGTTAAGTTTCAGACATTAATGAGTTTTAATGTTGTTGCAGGTTTCAATATCCTTTGCTAAAATCCTCGTACAAGTTACCAAGCTAAGGACAAGCCCTCtgtttgggggccttttttAGTTACCCAGCCACGTGTGGTCCGTTAGAGGGATGACTTTACTAGGCTCGGGTTCTTTTTGGGGAGTTGCCTCCAGAACTCAACATTGGGCCACGTGGTCCAACAGTTACTGGCgtatttttaagcctacaaaatcatTAAGGCCAAAATCTAAGAATCACGATAATGGTTGAGTAAATATGTAATATGTGTTTGATATGATAGCTTTGATTAGTAGTTGTAATAACAGTTGAAATATAGTATTTATTCGGAAGTAAAGTAATCATGTACttaatgatgtaaatttaaagatatggaagCAAAGTCACTTATCTCTGATGGTTTGCAGCTCAGCTGTGTAGCATCAGTGAGCTGATGGGATTCCAGCAGAATGCCAGCAGTAGAGGCTAGTTAAGTTTGCCCCttttatcatgcatttaaattAGTTTAAGCCTTAGTTAATAGTTGTAATAATAGTTGGAATAAAGttatatgtatttaaatgtgaaATAATCATATACttaatgatgtaaatttaaagataatgaAGCAAGGTCACTTATTTCTGATGGTTTGTAGCCTAGCTATGTAGCATCAGTGAGCTTATGGGATTCTAGCAGAATGCCAGCGGTAGAGGCTAGTTACGTTTGCCCCttttatcatgcatttaaatgagtttaaaccttggttaatagttgtaatagtagttggaataaagtaatatgtatttaaatgtgaaataatcatatattcaatgatgtaaatttaaagataaggaAGTAAGGTCACTTATCTCTGATCGTTTGCAGCCCCAGTTGTACAGTTTCTGTGAGTTGATAATATCCCAGCAGAGTGACCCCAACGGTAGAGAGGCAGTTTGCCATGATAACTTCAAGATTGAgggggaaaaatgggtgcaactagagggagagagaatatgTCCAGCTGTGTGTAGTAGGGGTTGGTTAAGCTTGCCCttcttatcatgcacttaaatgagtttttcCTTTGACAATACTCTTTTAGTTGTTGTGAAGTTATGAATAGTGTtgtcttccatgagaagggcttttgcaTGGAGTAtttgtgccttctaagagaagggcttTATGTAAGAAGTAGTTGTGCCTTCTAAAAGAAAAGCTTTTGTAAGAAGTAGTTGTGCCTTCTACGAGAAGGGCTTTGATATGAGATCTTAGTGCCTTCTAGGAGAAGGACTTTAGTAATAGAAGTTCTtcccttccatgagaagggcttttagtaTGAGTGTTTGATATCTCTTGAGAAGTGTAGGGATGGTAAAAGATATAGATGTTTTTTGGGATGTagtatttgtaatatgtatgaTATATGAAAGTATGAGAGATATGAAGAttaaatatagtaaaaatatgagattataatCGCTGGAGAAGTTGTAGAGATTGCTTTCCAAGAGgaaagattttgtaagagaagagtATGGAGATGTGTTTAGGTATTTGGAGATAAGAGCAGTAAGATAGATGTAGAAGAGTATTGAGATGTGTTTATAGGTAGCAAAACAATAGAATTTCAGAGTGAGAGAGTATGAGAGTGGAGCTTAGAAGAGTTGTGGTGTGTTATATGTAATGGTGTAGTAAGTGTGTATGAGATTGTGTAAGAGAGGTGAAGAAAGAGATGTTTAGAGATATGGGCAACAAGATATATGTATTTTCAGAATATGGAGAGTGAGATAATGAGTATATGAGAGTAATAGTATTGTAGTGTGTTTAGCAAAGCTACTGGGATTTACTGCTGGGATTTTCTACAGGAGGATGTATGAGGGCTTATGAAGGGCATTTGCGAGCTGAGGGCTGAAgagtttagttcctaatttagaaactaaaaaacttaGAAGCTTAGAACTTCATTAAGAGCTTCAGAAGATtattagagggagagagaatagagAAGTTTTATGAGAGAGTTGTTCTTCCATTGGTGTCCCCACTTTGAAGTGTTGATGAAGGGTTCCATTTAACTGAGTTTAAAGGGGTATTTTAGCAAATAATATCAGACAAAATCTATCCCAAACAGCAATGATTTTTCAGAGAATCCATTTTAAGATTTGGCTGAAAAATGTATGTTTAGCTTTAAGGTATTCTTGCTGTTTCGAGTAAGAGCTGCTGGGGAAAGATCAACAAAAAAGGAAGGTATTTTAGCAAGAGAAAGGTAGTTTCAATAGTTGGttttagttttagcaaaatgTGGAAAAATCAATAATGTTCAGGCTGCTGAGTCAGCTGTCACAGCTATTCTGAAAAAGGCTATCCCAGCTATCAGGAAAAGCTGTGATAGCTATTATGAAAAAGCTGTTCCAGTTGTCAGGAAAAGCTGTGACAGTTATCATAAGACAATTGTCACAACTATCATAAGATAGCTGTTTGCTTTGAGTAGAAGCCAATGAGGTCAAATGGGTGATTTCAGATTGTTGGGGAGGTCATTTCATGGATTTGGCTGAAAAATGGTAAGATCTCTTTCAAGGGTATCTTGCTATTTTGGGTATAACAGTTGGTTGCTGGGATTTCAGCATTAAATGGCTGATGATATCACTCCCAGCCAGGTGTCAAGTGCTGAATACACTGCAAGGTTCCAATACAACACATTTctagcaagtaataaaaggataTAATGAAAGTTAATGAAGCTTTAGAGATTCAGTCAAGGTCTCATTGGGTTGTGACATAATCTTGGTGAGCaagaagagtatttaatgcTCTGCTTTGGCAGCTGGCAGAGAAATATATGGTCTGATTGTGGCAGGTAGTAGCTGAGTATAAAagatatcatgaatattttatatatagttggAGATAAAAGATAGCCAATTAGATTAGACCAtgtgtttgagttggattttagctgaaagaagtaatgagatttatgtagaataatataatgaaatttctaaatttgtatagCAACAGCTAGAGATTGAATGAACAGTTACCCAGCAGTTCGATGGCTGGAGATATTGAGTATTTGTCACATGATGAATATTAAGTTTTAGGAAAAGAGTAATGAGGAATTTTAACATCTAAAGTGTTATGTGATAAGAGATGCTTACCATATGTTACTCGCTATACATGGACTCGTCAGAGTTCAGGGAATTGGAGAAGACACGccaagcaacatgtttcttttatcaactttaaaccgctggagctttactgaacatacctcttggccctccaaaccacgactcctAAAGTTTCCTTAAAGAGACTTATGAGCTTGGGTCATAAGCCGAAGATGAGATGACGTACCTCaggttttgttgttattttgtgtaaatatggtcTCTTGTTGAA contains these protein-coding regions:
- the LOC126716999 gene encoding psbP domain-containing protein 7, chloroplastic, encoding MALQMYYNACKNAHIHRIFMTKSNGDSKGRVEEVKTRPGRSPAEQFAPLATPFRRRLLVGVGSASLVAIGADFGGITSFLLGLSPESGRGLKLDVLYPIKGYSRCIETNEGFEFIYPAKWVGDQTLLYRAVEKTEFERALDPPSISTAKSNNRRRSVSEPVVAFGPPGTSGELNVSVIVSTVSKDFSIEAFGGPKEVGEAVVRTITGSSKRPDVKGTLIESILREDPTKNVKYYELEFRVESPSFRRHNVTVCCSSGGRLFTLNAQAPESAWPEVKSDFQTIAHSFSLTS